The Raphanus sativus cultivar WK10039 chromosome 6, ASM80110v3, whole genome shotgun sequence sequence AAAGTTAACTCAGCCCATTATCACATTAgggtttttatttgtttcttcctCATATATCACTTCGGCTGCTGCAAGTGAGCACCGAATCAAAAACCCTTAGCCATGGCGACTCAACAAGCTAAAGCATCCGTGCAATGCTTCGGAAGGAAGAAGACGGCCGTCGCCGTCACCCACTGCAAGCGCGGCTGCGGTCTGATCAAGCTCAACGGCGCCCCGATCGAGCTATTCAACCCAGAGATCCTCCGGTTCAAGATCTTCGAGCCGGTGTTTCTCCTCGGAAAGCACCGGTTCGCCGGAGTGGACATGAGGATCCGCGTCAACGGCGGCGGTCACACCTCCCAGGTGTACGCGATCCGTCAGAGCATCGCTAAAGCTCTCGTGGCGTTTTACCAGAAGTACGTTGACGAGCAGTCGAAGAAGGAGATCAAGGATGTGCTGAGTAGGTACGATAGGACTCTGCTCGTGGCGGATCCGAGGAGGTGCGAGCCGAAGAAGTTTGGTGGGCGTGGTGCTCGATCTCGTTTCCAGAAGAGTTACCGTTAGAAATGTATTTCTAACGTCTTTGTCTCAATGTTTTGGGTTACGTATTGTCAAAGTTTGAGACTTTAAATTTTCGTTTCATGGTTATTGGATAATGGTTACTTTGAGCAAAGAAGTTAAATGTTTACTTTTTGGTTTGGTGAAGTCGATTGGTCACTGTCTGAAACTATTAGGTGTATTTGGATTCATGAAATGATTAGGAGTTATAGTTTGATCAAGTAATATAGGATTAGGGAAATGATCTGCCAAAGTGTGTTTCTCTAACCAGTAGTTGCAATTTTGTCTAATGTATGATCTTGTTCTGTATACAAAGTTAAGATACTCATCCTTTGGATCTATCAGCGTTAGCGAAGTTTGATCGTTCAATTTTGATTTCAGATTACACGAATGACAAAAGACCTAGTACATTGTTTGTAAaacttccaaaaaaaaaaaaaccgaaagTTAAATCTACAGAACTCCAAAAAACATCAACTCTCTCAGTTGATTTTCTTATCTGAGCACATGTTCCTATCTCTAAAGAAAAAGCAAAAGTAGCAATCTTAGGAGATTGTTCAGTCATGAGTTTGGCAACTTCTGCCAACTTAGACTTTGATTTGATTACTGCTTCATCGTTATTCTTCCTTCTTGAAATATAGAATAACTTTTTCCAAAGTGGttacattgtttttttctgCAAACGGAGTATTTTTGTTGTAAAACTACTAGAGAAGCTCCATAGCTGTATAGAAACTAGTATGTGTGGAAATCATCTGGAACCAAATTTATAAGATCATCCTTACCTTGTTATTCCTCCATCTATATTTATCAATTCACTGTTTTAGACTTTTTAAGTCTTTGTGGCCTTGTGGGTATCTGTGaagaagattaaaaaaagtttcttttgaCTTCTTAGAAATTTCCAAACGATGGTGGAGCCAAACATGACTGAGAGACATCAACTTTTCTGTCAAAATGTTGGGCTTTACAGTAGACTTTGTAGAGATACTTTCCTTCTATAATATCTGGTTACGCTGATAATACAAAATGTATGTGGTTTTCTGAAAGTTCTGTAATTGTTTCAAACTGAGCCAAGAGGCCAGAGAAGTTATCCATATGTTGGATTGCAAGTTTGCACTCTTACCTGGTGAAGCACTGCCTGCAGAGTTTCATCACCGAGCAAGAGAGAGACTACTTCCTTTATTCTTCAAATTCATGGTCTCTACGGAGATGACAATGAGGATGATGAGGACGATGAATGGATGGGTGCAAAGAGGCTTTCATGTGACATCTGGTGCGTTCAGAATGGCGTGGACATTGGACATGGATCATGCAAGTACCATCTACCAGCTATGTTTGGATCTAAAGGAGTACCTGTATTTCTTCGAATCTTCCATATTTCTAAACTTTCCTGAAACAGATGTTCACTTGAGGGAGCTTCATTTTGAGTTCAAGACCACTGGTCGATACTGGGATATAAAAGACTAGGTCTTGGACGCTGTGGAAATATTTACAACGAAGGAGCTGAATACAGAGAATCTGCAGACATCAAGATAGAGAAAAACTTACATACAGGAACAATGAGAACAAGAAACAAATGTCAGAGTCAGACGTAAGCTCTTTAAGATATGAAACCAAAAGTTACGCTTTAATAGAGGTAACTGTATGAGTTCAACAGTCGCACATGATCTTGGGTTTTAATCTTGTTCCCTTGCAGTAATTAACTTGATCCTGAGTCCTGGTAATGTTTAACATGTGCATATATCACTGAACTGTTTGATCATAACTTGATTCCCTCGAGAATCTCCTGAAACTGTAATAGATTATTTTTGTATGTGTCGAATGTGTGATGTATCAGTTACAAAATGGAAGATACGACAATGTGAAAAGAAGATTTTGGAGGTCCTTTGTGTTCATGAACATGGTGAAAGCTCAAGGGAAGAAGGTAAAGACAAACTGATTCTCTAGTGCAGTGGAATTTAATTAGGCATGGGACTGAAGTAGAGACTTCGGTGTGTTGTACTAAAACATTTAATTAGGGATGGGACCGAAGTAGAGACTTCGGTGTGTTGTACTAAAACATTGTAATTTGTTATACGAAACTTAGAATCCTGAGAAAACACAGCTCAATATATCAAAAGCCAAACATAAAAGATCCTCTTCACAAACTCTGAGGGAGATTCGCTTAAACTCAAAGGAGATTGAAATCCCAagaaattttattcaaaaacgACAAATTTAAACCATTAGCAGAAACGAAACACAGGACTTCTTCCTCCAAACACCATTCTCAGACCTTCTCAGATTTAGCACTTGGACATGTGGACGATCAAGTCGACCACACGGGTGCTGTAACCCCATTCGTTGTCATACCACGACACCAGCTTCACGAAGTTGTCACTCAAAGCGATTCCAGCCTTTGCGTCGAAGATGCTGGACCTGCTGTCACCAATGAAGTCAGTTGAGACGACATCATCCTCAGTGTATCCAAGGATTCCCTTAAGCTTGCCTTCAGATTCCTCCCTGTAAACAATTCAACCAGTTAGTTTATATCTTTACCGACGTAAGATGTGAAACTAATGATTTAAGCTTTCATACTTGATAGCCTTCTTGATATCGTCGTAGGTTGCAGCTTTCTCGAGTCTAACCGTGAGGTCAACAACTGAGACATCAACGGTGGGAACACGGAAGGACATTCCGGTCAGCTTTCCGTTGAGCTGTGGAAGCACCTTTCCGACAGCCTTGGCAGCTCCGGTGCTGCTGGGAATGATGTTGAATGAAGCGGCTCTTCCACCTCTCCAGTCCTTCATTGATGGTCCATCAACGGTCTTCTGAGTAGCTGATAACATAAACGCAAACCCCACATTAGTGTCAGCGTTTCCTATTACATGCAAAATAGTCTTGTTGTACATTTATTGAAGATTCGTAAGTTTACCAGTGATAGAGTGGACGGTAGTCATAAGACCCTCAACAATTCCGAACCTGTCGTTGATAACCTACAAGTAGACTCCCAAGATTAGCAATAGAACGAGAAAAAGTATTCActatcaaattaatttttaactgGCCAAGAGATAATGTATACCTTGGCAAGAGGAGCAAGGCAGTTAGTGGTGCAACTAGCGTTGGAGACAATGTCAAGGTCGGACTTGTACTCGTGCTCGTTGACACCAACGACAAACATGGGAGCGTCCTTGCTTGGGGCAGAGATGACAACCTTCTTTGCACCACCCTGAACCAAATAAATCAATCATTCAGCCGAAACATCATAACACAAGCTGAAACACAGGGATATACTGAAACTCTTCCAAAGCCGACAAGCTACAGCATAAGAATCAATCTATAATGGTATATAACATCCAACAAACCTTCAAGTGAGCAGCAGCTTTGTCCTTGTCAGTGAACACACCGGTGGACTCAACAACAAAGTCGGCTCCAGCCGAAGCCCATGGGATATCCTCAGGGTTCCTTCACAAAAGACAAATCACTCGTAAGACTAAAATACATACACACTAAGCAAACCTAATAATACAGTAGATGTAGTAGTACCTGATGCCAAAGACAGTGACTGGCTTCTCACCGAAGAGAAGAGTCTTCTCATCCTTAACCTTGAGCTCATGGTGTTTCCATTGACCGTGAACACTGTCGTACTTGAACATGTAGGTCTGCATCAACCAATCAAACACACAGAGAGTAATCAGTAACATTGCTCAAACCTCACGCAACCAATCAAAAACAGGCGAATCCATAAGATTATAAAGGCACTACGATCTGAATCAGCTTATCAAGCTACAAAACAAACAACTAAACAAGTTTCTGGATCTAAGTACTGAATAAAAACAACCATCTACACACTAGATCACACGTTTCTCAAACTCTATTCAAATCTCATTTAAACAATCATCTGATCCACAGGAGATCTTAAAAGCTTATCAACATCGACAAACAATAAACTAAACCAGTTTCTCGATCTGAGTACTGAATAAAACAGTCTCTATACACTGAGATCGCACATATGCATAATAAACAATCAAAACGGATCGAAACGACGTCTTCGAAGGAAGGAAGGATCCACAAACCATGTACTCAGTGGTGATGAAGGGATCGTTGACGGCGACGAGCTCGACATCGTCCCTCTGAAGAACAACTCTAGCAACCAAACGACCGATTCTTCCGAATCCTATAGGAGTTACATCATAAACCAAAACGTCAGATTCTCATAGATCTGGCTACGAATATGAGAGCTAACAAACCTAATTCAAAAAACACTCACCGTTGATTCCGATCTTGATCTTACCGCCAGCTACAAACAGAAATCCAAAAAACCATCAGAATAAACAACATCATAATCACAAACCGATTCAACAAAATAGATATTACTCACCCATGgtgagtgtgagagagagattgaAGACGAGAGATTAAACAGTGACGATGGTGAGTGAGTGAGATCCGTGAAGAGAGAGAGGTGTTATTTAAAAGAGACGAGAACGTGGAGAAGGGGTCGGTAGGATCTAACGGTGGAGAGTTTTTCTTGGGAAATAAGTCAGatctgatttttaatattttacctAAAAGGCGAAATGACGTAGCTGCCCTTGTTTATCGTTGTTAAGCCACACTATTCTGAGAAAAATGTCGTCACCCCTGACTCTTAATTGAGGCGATTAGGCGAGTTCATGGCGTCTGCTCCTCACGCGATGAACTAGAAGATTCTTTTAAACCATGAAACGGGCCGGGTCAAGGTCGAGTCGGCATGAAACGTACTGTATTTGACAAGTGTCTGGGTGACAAGTGCGGCCGGCCCATTTTAGTAGACTATTTCAATTTTCTAGAACGTAACGCCCCCACTAATAAAGTCCataaaaaatactataattTTATGTTCTTTGCTTCTCTTCTACATTGTTTAAAACCagtttagtattttattatttcctaAGTCAACGTAAAGTTGAATGTAAAATGttcaatttaattttcatgATAGTATCCAAAAAGTTGCGTATGAGATGACGTATATTTGAAAATGTGGagaactattttttattttattttataatcatagaGATTTTGTGACCAAAGTCAGCCCATTTTAGTTCTACGAAATAACGCCACTCCTTGTAATTTAATGCTAATTCGCGTGACCATACAGGATTTCGAAACCAAATCTGTATTGgggtcgaaatttcctcgaaaccACTAGTCCAAGCCATGTGGTTCATGGAAAACTATTAGTTCGTTCCATGTTGCAGCATAAAAATGTAACCAGCATATGTGTATGCtgattataaacatatttcttAATCTTATTCAGAAATACTAGAAAGATGTTTTCTATAGTGTAAAGAAGTAATGCTTCTTGTCTTGAGTCATTTGTTGTGTTGTTCTGACTTAAATAGCATGAAATAAAATTGATATAGACTTAAAACTAGGAGTAAGTATATATTCACATGTGACATTCTTTTCAAAACTTTACAACTGTACTACTTTCTTGAAAGTTGTAACACGAAGGCTATACTGCATCATCTTGTGAATGATGAATCATTTTTTACTAGTAGATAGAAACTTTGTAGTTTGATGAGTATCTCCTGACGAATATGAACGAGATGCAAGGCTATTACAAGAGCATGAGCAACTCCAGCAATGATGAACAAACCACGCAACTCACGGAAGCTGAACCTATTAGATGATTCATCAACGTCATTAAGAGATGCAACATCATCAGCGTTGGAACGTACGTTCAATGAATCCAGCTTCTGAAACCATCTCTGCTCTATGTCCTTCAGAGTTCCCAATGACCTTAGCTTCGCGATTTCTCGTGAAACATTTGTAGCCAAACCTGAACCTTTCTGGAACATCtgaaaacatttaaacataGATTAATGAAGGTAATTAACAAACCAATATggagataataaaatttttgagGTGAGGTACGTACAAACCCAAAGCCATTAGTACTAGTCTCTCTATCTGTCATCACAAAAGCATCCGGATAGTATCCGAGAAGGAGATTGAGATACGGTATTTCATTGATAACATGACTAAGAGTTCCATCTCTCAAACCTTGAGCATATGCCTCGACTGCATTAATGGATCCAAGCTTCATATTATTTAAAGTGGTAGAGGTGAAAACCGCCTGATGGTTTAATTGTATGCGAGAAATGGTCTTGGTTGATGTCAAATTTGCACTATAACTTGATGTCAATATCAACACtacaaataaccaaactatGACTAAGAATCTTGATGACATTTTCTCCAGCTTCTCTCCTGCCAAGAATGTGCACCCGTTACAGACCAAAGTATAcagtaaaaagaaaaagcatTACTCTCTCCTTTTTGGAAgttaattttatagatttttttagacaaaaaagtacagtttttatatatatattttgtggtATTTTCATTCATTGATATtaataagttataaattttcaagaaatatttatttaaaatgtttagttGTAACATGCcgtcaaaactataaaatttatattttcgaaacaGATACGAGATTAAACAGACTTACTTTGAGCAAAGACAATGGTTGAGAATCCAAACCAGAGCATGATACAAAGTTGTTGTCCCCAAGAGCCCTGAAACTCAGGATTAACGGACCGTTCAACCAACCAAACAACAACTCCAGTCAAGATAAAGAAAGCTCCACTTGCTAGCCACAAGGATCTATCGAAAGGGTCAAAGAAAGTCCACATTCCTTGGCTTCTCTTCTTTACCGTCAAGATTCCTATACCAATGTCTGTGAAAGGCAGAGTAAAATCAACATACAAAGATCTGTTGGAAGTGATGGTTATATCACCAACAGCTGCATCGTATTTGTCACTCTGTCAAAGCAAAACACATTATTAGAGACAATATCTCTTACATCGAAAGTTGGGAAAGATTTTTAATATAGGGAAGTTTACTAAAAGAGATGAACTAATACATTTATCACCAATTGTTTTAGGTTTGGACCGATCTAATTTAACAATTAAACATCTATACATATACCATTTTGactattaatttttgtttttgcaacGCACCTGAGTAGAGAGTAGATAAGCAAGGTTGTTATAGCTCCCGTTGTAAGGTATAAACTCCAGCTGGTAGTTAAAAGGAGCAATGCAAGTCTTGAAAACTTCTATGCAAAATCCACTAGCAGTATAGAGACCTGTTTCAGTATCAAGACGCATGGACATTAGATTTGGAACCTTGTTTCCTGCTGGTACTAAGACCCTAAGCAACTTCTTATGTTCACCATTCTCTTCCAGTAAACGGTGCCTTTGGATCTCAAGATCATTGGGTGAAGAAGCCATGACGTCTCTTCTTTCACAAAACTTATCACAACTCCATAATCCTATTCTTCTCTCCATTGTTCCAACCATATCCACAATCTCAAATGTACCTAAAAGATACTTGTTGCCAACCATTTGAATGTCACAATGGCTCAAACCCTTGTAACTAATCTGCCTCATTGTCTCAAGAAGGTTTGATGATacattttcagatttttttagaCTCATCTTCTCTGCTGCGGTTGCTAGAATACAAGCAACACCGTGTGCCCATACACTATAACGCTTAGTTTCCATCAATGCATTTGTCACCCTTGAAGTAAAATCCATAGTCTCTGATGATACTGGAACGTAGGGTCTGAAACCAATCACCCTTTGCATAGACCTAGTTGCAAAATGGCTGGAGAAATGAAAATGATTCATGCTTCTTGTGGTGAGAAGCCAAACAGGACCTTGTTCCATCAAACCTAACTTCTCCGCACATTGTAAGAGACTAGAAACAAGATTCTCAGACATATGCACCACGAAAACTGCACCTCTTGAGACTTTATAAGTAACCTTCCTCAGCTGATTCATCATATGGTTTTCTCCTGATGATCCGGAGAAAGAAGCAGTACCATCGATGCTGATTCTTTCATCTTGAAAATGTTCCACGAGTGTTTGCAAACTCTCTCTCCAATCATCAGCATCCTCGTATATAACCACAACCGATGTCCGGTTTAAATCATGTATTAGACTTGTTATACCCTTAGCTTCTGATGTCTGATCGTGCGTGGTTTGAATGAAGTGATCATATCTGTTCAAAGATAAAGAATCTGGAGCAAGAAGTGATATTACAGGAACTTTAGCTTTCTTACTAACTACTGCAAGAAGCTTGGCTTCTTGTAACGATTGTGCACCAATAATAGCTTCCACTTTTGCATTCTTGATAAGGTTTGTAACTGTTACATTCATCATtcatgaataaataaataactaaaagaaATTGTGATTTATCGAGAAAAAATCAACTAGTTTTATGAAAAACGCAATAAAGAAGATGAAACTCACCGGCAGAATAGGCAAGGAGAGGATCTCCTTGAGAGTCTCTTGCTAAAACAGAGACTCTGGTTTGGTATTCATTGTTGATGCGATAAAAATCAGAAAGCGCCAAGGCAAAAGAAGTCTCGAGAATATTTCCTTCCGTGGAACCCAAGTCTACCACCAATCCAACCCTAACGTCCACTGTAACACCGTCGTTTTGATCAGCTACTCCTGGTTTAATCGTCGGAAAGAGAAGTAAGCAAACGAGCAGAGAAATCAGAATCTCCATTGATTGTGTATGGCTGCGTATTGCACCGTTCCCTTTGATTTTTTTGTGTTGTCGTAATCATCtcaaatcaaattatttttatcacataGTCAAAAGTCAATGCGTTACATGGACATTGTCAAAACTTTCAACTTTTATAACGAGCAAAAAGTCTTCGAGGCAAGTTTGACTATCAAGTAACAGAACCGATCGAGAGATGGCTAAACTAGTGTTTAATTTTGACTAGTTGTGAATTTCCTTGCAATAAATTAGCTAAACAGAgtactatatataatatcaagATATATGAGATCAAGGGAGTGAGGGACGAGAGATCGATTTCCACAAAACAAGCAATATATCACGTCAAGTCTAAATGAGGTGCATGTATAATGCAAGAGCATGGGCAATCTATTTAACCAATACAACTACAAATACGTGTGGGCAACTTACTTCGTCTGCAGATGAGTAGCTGtgcaaatataaatacaaaatatcagtCATTTGTTTAAGAACTTTATGGGTCATactattaaacttaataaaatgatatagaTGTCGAAGATAATCTAATAATTGGTATTcgaatgttacaaaaaaaaggtcaaaaaaagaagaagaatcttaTAAAGAAGTTTcatattgttctttaaaaaaaaaattctatggtaaagtttttttttgtaaaagctCATTGCGCATAATTTGTATTAAATTGTTTAAGAATTTTTGTGCAATCAGCTTTTACAAAAACTCTACCATAGCGAcaacaaatatgaaattaaGTATATCATTAAGGCTTTTGCTTTTTAAGTCagattataaatataaatttgaaaataaaattcgaAAGACAACGACTAGCTTAGAAATAAAGAGGTAGTTCCTGATTCATTACACCAATTAGATGACCAAATCTATTTAGAGAACGACAAAAGAAAGTAACATAAAAATCAGTAATTCAAATAGGATTAGACTAAATTAAGTTTGTTCACACGCTCCTGCGTCGTCACCACCATAATGTCCATATCCCGCAAGATAGGAAGACACTCCCCCATGCTCGAGCCAGCAGGAACATTCCACCATTTTTTGTCTAACTTCTTTTCATTTTTCGGTTTCTTCAATTCCTTCTCCATCTTTAACTCTTCAGTGAAATATATTAGCCTACTCGTTATTTTGCCTCTTATAAGCTTCTACTAGTGATCCAATATTGGTATCGTCTTTCTCAGACGGTTCATGTCTCGAACGGCTCTTTACTTGTCGACCAACAACATCTTCCATAGAAGGATGTCTGAATTTATGAGGCTTTCCGGCTTGAGAGGAAACCAAGAAAGCTGCTTCCACTTTGCATAGAGTAACGATCATGTTCATCTTTAAAATCTCAAATTCATGTTTTGAAAACGTAGTAGTTCTGACTTC is a genomic window containing:
- the LOC108810145 gene encoding glutamate receptor 1.1, which translates into the protein MEILISLLVCLLLFPTIKPGVADQNDGVTVDVRVGLVVDLGSTEGNILETSFALALSDFYRINNEYQTRVSVLARDSQGDPLLAYSAVTNLIKNAKVEAIIGAQSLQEAKLLAVVSKKAKVPVISLLAPDSLSLNRYDHFIQTTHDQTSEAKGITSLIHDLNRTSVVVIYEDADDWRESLQTLVEHFQDERISIDGTASFSGSSGENHMMNQLRKVTYKVSRGAVFVVHMSENLVSSLLQCAEKLGLMEQGPVWLLTTRSMNHFHFSSHFATRSMQRVIGFRPYVPVSSETMDFTSRVTNALMETKRYSVWAHGVACILATAAEKMSLKKSENVSSNLLETMRQISYKGLSHCDIQMVGNKYLLGTFEIVDMVGTMERRIGLWSCDKFCERRDVMASSPNDLEIQRHRLLEENGEHKKLLRVLVPAGNKVPNLMSMRLDTETGLYTASGFCIEVFKTCIAPFNYQLEFIPYNGSYNNLAYLLSTQSDKYDAAVGDITITSNRSLYVDFTLPFTDIGIGILTVKKRSQGMWTFFDPFDRSLWLASGAFFILTGVVVWLVERSVNPEFQGSWGQQLCIMLWFGFSTIVFAQREKLEKMSSRFLVIVWLFVVLILTSSYSANLTSTKTISRIQLNHQAVFTSTTLNNMKLGSINAVEAYAQGLRDGTLSHVINEIPYLNLLLGYYPDAFVMTDRETSTNGFGFMFQKGSGLATNVSREIAKLRSLGTLKDIEQRWFQKLDSLNVRSNADDVASLNDVDESSNRFSFRELRGLFIIAGVAHALVIALHLVHIRQEILIKLQSFYLLVKNDSSFTR
- the LOC130496964 gene encoding glyceraldehyde-3-phosphate dehydrogenase, cytosolic-like; its protein translation is MAGGKIKIGINGFGRIGRLVARVVLQRDDVELVAVNDPFITTEYMTYMFKYDSVHGQWKHHELKVKDEKTLLFGEKPVTVFGIRNPEDIPWASAGADFVVESTGVFTDKDKAAAHLKGGAKKVVISAPSKDAPMFVVGVNEHEYKSDLDIVSNASCTTNCLAPLAKVINDRFGIVEGLMTTVHSITATQKTVDGPSMKDWRGGRAASFNIIPSSTGAAKAVGKVLPQLNGKLTGMSFRVPTVDVSVVDLTVRLEKAATYDDIKKAIKEESEGKLKGILGYTEDDVVSTDFIGDSRSSIFDAKAGIALSDNFVKLVSWYDNEWGYSTRVVDLIVHMSKC
- the LOC130497017 gene encoding 40S ribosomal protein S16-3-like is translated as MATQQAKASVQCFGRKKTAVAVTHCKRGCGLIKLNGAPIELFNPEILRFKIFEPVFLLGKHRFAGVDMRIRVNGGGHTSQVYAIRQSIAKALVAFYQKYVDEQSKKEIKDVLSRYDRTLLVADPRRCEPKKFGGRGARSRFQKSYR